The following proteins are encoded in a genomic region of Natrinema sp. DC36:
- a CDS encoding orc1/cdc6 family replication initiation protein: MSDSMDYFGSENEIFRNKELLQVSHLPDGDRIIGREDELTNLANAIKPATRGNTPNNVLVYGKTGTGKSLCSKFITNHAVERAKDNDVSIGVAYVDCLQESTETQAVQSAGHQLNEQTETEISIPHSGLSTAEYYRRLWRIVDTRYDVALIILDEVDKIEDDEILMQLSRAVESGKLTESTIGVIGISNKVRYKDSLDERIKSSLCEREYVFSPYDATQIREILRSRSDAFHESVLEDGVVPRVAALAAREHGDARKAIDILRFAGEIAEENDRDAVTEDCVDHAHEREETSRLAELISKSPSHAKLVLEAMALLTQQKEGDNAPITTNEAYDLYRRLCDRDRSEHLKLRRVRDILSELEFLSIIDQERKWAGRGKGNYMENRLIDDPKVIIAACNESD; the protein is encoded by the coding sequence ATGTCCGACTCGATGGATTACTTCGGCAGCGAAAATGAGATCTTCCGGAACAAGGAACTCCTGCAGGTCTCACACCTCCCGGACGGTGACCGGATTATCGGCCGCGAGGACGAACTGACGAACCTCGCGAACGCGATTAAACCGGCTACGCGCGGGAACACGCCGAACAACGTTCTCGTCTACGGAAAGACGGGTACCGGGAAGTCCCTCTGTTCGAAGTTCATCACGAATCACGCCGTCGAGCGTGCGAAGGACAACGACGTGTCGATCGGCGTCGCCTACGTCGATTGTCTCCAGGAATCGACGGAGACACAGGCCGTGCAATCGGCCGGTCATCAACTCAACGAGCAGACGGAAACGGAGATCTCGATCCCCCATTCGGGGTTGAGTACGGCCGAGTATTACCGTCGCCTCTGGCGCATCGTCGACACTCGGTACGACGTTGCGCTGATCATCCTGGACGAAGTGGACAAGATCGAAGACGACGAAATCCTGATGCAGCTCTCGCGAGCGGTCGAATCGGGAAAACTCACCGAGAGCACGATCGGCGTCATCGGAATCTCGAACAAAGTCCGGTACAAGGACTCGCTGGACGAACGGATCAAATCGAGCCTCTGCGAACGGGAGTACGTCTTCTCTCCGTACGACGCGACACAGATCCGAGAGATTCTCCGGTCGCGCTCCGACGCGTTCCACGAGAGCGTGCTCGAGGACGGCGTCGTCCCTCGCGTCGCCGCGCTCGCAGCCCGCGAACACGGTGACGCGCGGAAGGCGATCGATATCCTCCGATTCGCCGGCGAGATCGCCGAGGAGAACGACCGCGACGCCGTCACGGAGGACTGCGTCGATCACGCTCACGAGCGCGAAGAAACCAGTCGCCTCGCCGAACTGATTTCCAAGAGCCCGAGTCACGCGAAACTGGTTCTCGAGGCGATGGCGCTGCTCACCCAGCAAAAAGAGGGGGACAACGCACCGATAACGACGAACGAAGCGTACGACCTCTACAGGCGATTGTGTGATCGCGATCGGTCTGAGCATCTGAAGCTCCGGCGCGTCCGAGACATCCTTTCGGAACTCGAGTTCCTCTCGATCATCGATCAGGAGCGCAAGTGGGCCGGCAGAGGGAAAGGGAACTACATGGAGAATCGGCTGATTGACGATCCGAAAGTCATCATCGCCGCCTGCAACGAATCTGACTGA
- a CDS encoding tRNA (guanine(26)-N(2))-dimethyltransferase has product MRVTEGGVELEVPGEQTEGIEEAVFYNPRQELNRDLTIATLRAYREREERATSYLDAMTASGVRGVRAAADGWEVTCCDVDEEAVALARENLERNDFDEHARVEHRNVSALMHEEPFDVIDLDPYGTPMPFADAAFANCRDLVCVTATDTAPLCGAHFNSGVRSYSAIPRNTDYHAEMGVRILISALARSAARVDVGVEPLLTHATSHYVRTYLELEHKPTAADAAIDELGHVYHCEDCLYREADSGLIADPLETCPHCGGNRMLTAGPVWLGPIRNPAFVAAVRDEIPYTFDTAPEARELCDALSAELDEPTHYDQHKLCRNWGLPANAMDEFLADLNEAGYAASRAHYGGTTFKTDASVGEIRAATEGNLD; this is encoded by the coding sequence ATGCGCGTCACCGAGGGCGGGGTCGAACTCGAGGTCCCCGGCGAGCAGACCGAGGGCATCGAGGAGGCGGTCTTCTACAATCCGCGACAGGAACTGAACCGGGATCTGACCATCGCGACGCTGCGAGCCTACCGCGAGCGCGAGGAGCGCGCCACCTCGTATCTGGACGCGATGACCGCGAGCGGCGTCCGCGGCGTTCGGGCCGCCGCCGACGGCTGGGAGGTCACCTGCTGTGACGTCGACGAGGAGGCGGTCGCCCTCGCGAGGGAGAACCTCGAGCGAAACGACTTCGACGAACACGCGCGGGTCGAACACCGCAACGTCTCCGCCCTCATGCACGAGGAGCCGTTCGACGTGATCGATCTCGACCCCTACGGGACGCCGATGCCGTTCGCCGACGCCGCGTTCGCGAACTGTCGGGATCTCGTCTGCGTCACCGCGACGGACACCGCGCCGCTGTGTGGGGCCCACTTCAACAGCGGCGTGCGCTCCTATTCCGCGATCCCCCGGAACACGGACTACCACGCCGAGATGGGCGTTCGCATCCTCATCTCGGCGCTCGCACGCAGCGCCGCGCGCGTCGACGTCGGCGTCGAGCCGCTCCTGACCCATGCGACCAGTCACTACGTCCGGACGTATCTCGAGCTCGAGCACAAGCCCACCGCGGCCGACGCCGCGATCGACGAGTTAGGCCACGTCTACCACTGCGAAGACTGTCTCTACCGGGAGGCCGATTCCGGGCTGATCGCCGATCCGCTCGAGACGTGCCCCCACTGCGGCGGGAATCGAATGCTCACCGCCGGCCCCGTCTGGCTCGGCCCCATCCGGAATCCCGCGTTCGTCGCCGCGGTCCGCGACGAAATCCCGTACACGTTCGATACCGCACCCGAGGCTCGAGAGCTCTGCGACGCACTCTCGGCCGAACTGGACGAGCCGACACACTACGATCAACACAAGCTCTGTCGGAACTGGGGACTGCCCGCGAACGCGATGGACGAGTTCCTGGCGGACCTAAACGAAGCGGGGTATGCGGCCTCGAGGGCCCACTACGGCGGGACGACGTTCAAGACGGACGCCAGCGTGGGCGAGATCCGCGCGGCGACCGAAGGGAACCTCGACTGA
- a CDS encoding YihY/virulence factor BrkB family protein, whose translation MLDHRRGLEVTGEAVRLARDEQLTLLAAGVAFYGFISLVPLMLLALGIAASIGGEALAARLTAAASDVLTPDAQELLAETIVDDTGRQGATVVGILGLLWGSSRVLRGLDRAFSQVYGTAGEKSLLDTVWDATVVSVGITLGLVVVGALELVILFVAEFGVSVVGQLFIVLGLVATFLPLYVIFPDANVGLREAAPGTIVAAVGWFALSRTFSLYTGLATGYAVYGALGAVFLVLVWLYVGSIILVFGAVLNAVLADREVDRQLQSPGHRQISTEAMTDDATGADEGATEDRASDRTSARASRTSARTRDRADDPEVLREEIERLRDRVDSFEDDVESRTVRKESLEGELKRYVRRRMRRGHAHDWGPYLVLLYGTAMSIAAFYFLAGGWSILAMFVVWTSTLGLYVLMVLFGFGISLLGLPGRLRDAIGDRRS comes from the coding sequence GTGCTCGATCACAGACGGGGACTCGAGGTGACGGGCGAAGCCGTTCGGCTCGCCAGGGACGAACAGTTGACGCTGCTCGCAGCGGGCGTCGCGTTCTACGGCTTCATCTCGCTCGTCCCGCTCATGCTGCTCGCGCTGGGGATCGCGGCGTCGATCGGCGGCGAGGCGCTCGCGGCGCGGCTCACGGCGGCGGCGAGCGACGTACTCACGCCGGACGCTCAGGAGTTGCTCGCCGAGACGATCGTGGACGACACCGGCCGCCAGGGAGCGACCGTCGTCGGCATCCTCGGCCTGCTCTGGGGCTCGAGCCGGGTCCTCCGCGGTCTCGATCGGGCCTTCTCGCAGGTGTACGGCACTGCGGGGGAGAAATCGCTGCTCGACACCGTCTGGGATGCGACGGTCGTCTCCGTCGGCATCACTCTGGGCCTCGTCGTCGTCGGCGCGCTCGAGCTGGTGATCCTGTTCGTCGCCGAATTCGGCGTCTCGGTCGTCGGACAGCTGTTCATCGTCCTCGGGCTGGTCGCGACGTTCCTGCCGCTGTACGTCATCTTTCCGGACGCGAACGTCGGCCTTCGCGAGGCCGCACCGGGAACGATCGTCGCCGCGGTCGGCTGGTTCGCGCTGAGTCGCACGTTCTCGCTGTACACCGGTCTGGCCACCGGATACGCGGTCTACGGCGCGCTCGGTGCCGTGTTCCTCGTCCTCGTCTGGCTCTACGTCGGCTCGATCATCCTCGTCTTCGGTGCGGTCCTCAACGCAGTCCTCGCCGACCGTGAAGTGGATCGGCAGCTACAAAGTCCCGGACATCGACAGATTTCGACAGAAGCGATGACCGACGACGCCACGGGTGCCGACGAGGGGGCCACGGAGGATCGCGCCAGTGACCGCACCAGCGCGAGGGCGAGTCGAACGAGCGCTCGGACGCGCGACCGCGCGGACGACCCCGAGGTACTGCGCGAAGAGATCGAACGGCTGCGCGATCGCGTCGACTCCTTCGAGGACGACGTCGAGAGCCGAACCGTCAGGAAAGAGTCCCTCGAGGGAGAGCTCAAACGCTACGTTCGACGGCGAATGCGACGCGGCCACGCCCACGACTGGGGGCCGTACCTCGTCTTGCTGTACGGGACCGCGATGTCGATCGCGGCGTTTTACTTCCTGGCGGGCGGCTGGTCAATCCTCGCGATGTTCGTCGTCTGGACCTCGACGCTCGGACTCTACGTGCTAATGGTGCTGTTCGGGTTCGGAATCTCCCTGCTCGGACTCCCCGGCCGGCTACGCGATGCGATCGGCGATCGACGTTCCTGA
- a CDS encoding alpha/beta hydrolase: protein MAWTGESGGSEGVDVTGPSDAQSIVFVHGAMFTRKMWLPQTRELSEEFHTVAPDLPGHGTRAGKPFRMEPAIDVLEDTLETHVDGSAVLVGLSLGGYAVTEYAYRHPDDVDALVLSGSSVNPVKTMELGTRLTGGLSRLLTKPDVGKRAVEKLATRWVQNRDLPPDIKREIIESGFYPKQFGDAGPDIAGEDFRSKLSTYPGSTLILNGENDKLMRRGERAHAGAARDGRVEVLADAGHICNLHRPATYTDRVRRFVQQTVPTKQ, encoded by the coding sequence ATGGCTTGGACAGGCGAAAGCGGCGGCTCCGAAGGTGTCGACGTCACCGGCCCGTCGGACGCACAGTCGATCGTGTTCGTACACGGCGCGATGTTCACGCGGAAAATGTGGCTTCCCCAAACGCGTGAACTCTCCGAAGAGTTTCACACCGTCGCCCCCGATTTACCGGGCCACGGCACTCGAGCCGGCAAACCGTTTCGGATGGAGCCGGCGATCGATGTCCTCGAGGACACCCTCGAGACGCACGTCGACGGATCGGCCGTCCTCGTTGGGCTTTCGTTGGGCGGCTACGCGGTCACGGAGTACGCGTATCGACATCCCGACGATGTCGACGCGCTGGTGCTGTCGGGAAGCAGCGTGAACCCGGTGAAAACGATGGAACTCGGCACGCGGCTAACCGGGGGGCTATCGCGGCTCCTGACGAAACCCGATGTCGGAAAGCGCGCCGTTGAGAAACTCGCGACGCGCTGGGTGCAAAACCGGGACCTCCCGCCGGATATCAAGCGGGAGATCATCGAGTCCGGCTTCTATCCGAAGCAGTTCGGCGACGCGGGGCCGGACATCGCGGGCGAGGACTTCCGGTCGAAACTCTCCACGTACCCCGGTTCGACGCTCATCCTCAACGGCGAGAACGACAAGCTGATGCGCCGCGGCGAGCGGGCCCACGCCGGGGCTGCGCGGGACGGCCGCGTGGAAGTCCTTGCGGACGCCGGCCACATCTGCAACCTCCACCGACCGGCGACGTACACGGATCGGGTTCGACGGTTCGTCCAGCAAACCGTCCCGACGAAGCAGTAG
- the dcd gene encoding dCTP deaminase, with protein MILSDADILERLEAGDLVVDPLDDPKLQIQPASVDLRLGREFLEFQRTNIPCIHPNSEDEVDDYVTETLVEDGDDFILHPGDFVLGTTHERVEIPDDLIAHVEGRSSLGRLAVVVHATAGLCDPGYRGQITLELSNLGSAPVALTPGMRISQLTFTELKTPAERPYGSERGSKYQDQDGPQASRIQSDDEFGGDQLERED; from the coding sequence ATGATCCTCTCCGATGCGGACATCCTCGAGCGCCTCGAGGCCGGCGACCTCGTCGTCGACCCCCTCGACGATCCGAAACTGCAGATCCAGCCCGCGAGCGTCGACCTCCGACTCGGTCGGGAGTTCCTCGAGTTCCAGCGGACGAACATCCCCTGCATCCACCCCAACTCCGAGGACGAGGTCGACGACTACGTCACCGAAACGCTCGTCGAGGACGGCGACGATTTCATCCTGCACCCCGGAGATTTCGTGCTGGGGACGACCCACGAGCGCGTCGAGATTCCGGACGATCTGATCGCCCACGTCGAAGGCCGATCGTCGTTGGGACGGCTCGCTGTCGTCGTTCACGCAACTGCCGGCCTCTGCGATCCCGGTTATCGCGGTCAAATCACCCTCGAGCTATCGAATCTCGGCTCCGCACCGGTCGCGCTCACACCGGGAATGCGCATCTCGCAGCTCACCTTTACCGAACTCAAGACGCCCGCGGAGCGGCCCTACGGCAGCGAGCGCGGCTCGAAGTACCAGGATCAGGACGGGCCGCAGGCCTCCCGGATTCAGAGCGACGACGAGTTCGGCGGCGATCAACTCGAGCGCGAGGACTGA
- the pth2 gene encoding peptidyl-tRNA hydrolase Pth2, whose product MKQAIVARTDIGMGKGKLAAQVAHASLSAYEKADSQLQDQWKQGGQKKVVLKGQSERQLHELSEIAKSEGIPTAIIRDAGHTQLEPGTVTALAVGPAADGRVDSVTGELSLF is encoded by the coding sequence ATGAAACAGGCAATCGTCGCTCGCACCGACATCGGCATGGGAAAGGGCAAACTCGCCGCACAGGTCGCTCACGCATCGCTGTCGGCCTACGAGAAGGCGGACAGCCAGCTACAGGATCAGTGGAAACAGGGCGGCCAGAAGAAGGTCGTCTTGAAGGGCCAGAGCGAGCGCCAACTGCACGAACTCTCCGAGATCGCCAAAAGCGAGGGGATTCCGACCGCCATCATCCGGGACGCCGGACACACCCAACTCGAGCCCGGGACCGTCACCGCGCTGGCCGTCGGCCCGGCGGCGGACGGCCGCGTCGATAGCGTGACCGGCGAACTCTCGCTGTTCTAG
- a CDS encoding DMT family transporter, with the protein MVSRRTAVFFALSSLFFGGTFVAAKAGLAYFPPLLFVALRFDIAAVVMLAYVGLTSSRSELLPRTRGDVGAILATGVLAIGLTNALLFVGQQYVTSAVASIVYSLNPIMTPVFAAFLLSDERLSPRGAAGMGLGLLGVGLVVSPDPANLLGGAVGKGILFAGAIAAALGAVLIRRADSDLSSTVRVAWGLPFAAALSHLLAWASGESAAAITWSTEAVLALAYVSIFAGVIAYIAYFGLIDTAGAIRANLIFYVVPVVSTLGGWALLGETIDALAIAGFLTIFAGFAVLGSASIDVRSLLPSALIDGMLPDAITDASLPDDESAVREEPRGYRSD; encoded by the coding sequence ATGGTCTCTCGTCGCACCGCGGTCTTCTTCGCCCTCTCGAGTCTGTTCTTCGGCGGGACGTTCGTCGCCGCGAAGGCCGGACTCGCCTACTTCCCGCCGCTGTTGTTCGTCGCCCTTCGGTTCGACATCGCCGCCGTCGTCATGCTGGCGTACGTCGGTCTGACGTCGTCTCGGTCGGAACTGCTTCCGCGGACGCGCGGTGACGTCGGGGCCATCCTCGCGACCGGCGTGCTCGCGATCGGCCTGACGAACGCGCTGTTGTTCGTCGGCCAGCAGTACGTCACCAGCGCCGTCGCCTCGATCGTGTACAGCCTCAACCCGATCATGACGCCGGTGTTCGCCGCGTTCTTGCTCTCCGACGAGCGCCTCTCTCCGCGCGGCGCGGCCGGTATGGGACTCGGCCTGCTCGGCGTCGGCCTCGTCGTGAGCCCGGACCCCGCGAACCTGCTGGGGGGTGCCGTCGGAAAGGGGATCCTCTTCGCCGGTGCGATCGCCGCCGCGCTGGGGGCCGTCCTCATCCGCCGGGCCGACAGCGATCTCTCGAGCACGGTCCGCGTCGCCTGGGGACTGCCCTTCGCCGCGGCGCTGAGCCACCTGCTGGCCTGGGCGAGCGGCGAGTCGGCGGCCGCGATTACGTGGTCCACCGAAGCGGTTCTGGCGCTGGCCTACGTCAGCATCTTCGCCGGCGTCATCGCGTACATCGCCTACTTCGGCCTCATCGACACGGCCGGCGCGATCCGCGCGAACCTGATCTTCTACGTCGTCCCCGTCGTCTCGACGCTCGGCGGCTGGGCGCTGCTCGGCGAGACCATCGACGCGCTCGCGATCGCCGGCTTCCTGACGATCTTCGCCGGCTTCGCGGTCCTGGGAAGCGCCTCGATCGACGTCCGCTCGCTGCTCCCGAGCGCCCTCATTGACGGGATGCTTCCGGACGCCATCACCGACGCGTCGCTTCCCGACGACGAGTCGGCGGTCAGGGAGGAACCCCGCGGCTACCGATCGGACTAG
- a CDS encoding ArsR family transcriptional regulator has protein sequence MESALEEIEFLALSANRVEVLGLLAEGRHTRNELAASTGASQATLGRILGDFEDRSWIRHDGSEYVATATGRLVAEGFTDLQEILETEGKLRDIVDYLPTHAMDFDLRRLSDATITVPSATRPNAPLSRLLDFIRDGDDVRTFSHTFNGQTLHVVRERVTAGDQRFRGVFGRNAIDALADESELRDQLEALLAAEDAEIRVREEGVPIAIMIVDELVYLLLRDENGILRASVDTDDAAVRSWAEDSLDHYWRTATPLEGETLSD, from the coding sequence ATGGAATCGGCGCTCGAGGAGATCGAGTTCCTCGCGCTCTCGGCGAACCGCGTCGAGGTGCTCGGACTGCTGGCGGAGGGACGACACACGCGCAACGAACTGGCGGCTTCGACCGGCGCCTCGCAGGCGACGCTGGGACGGATCCTCGGCGACTTCGAGGATCGATCGTGGATCAGACACGACGGCAGCGAGTACGTCGCGACCGCCACGGGTCGGCTCGTCGCGGAGGGGTTTACCGACTTGCAGGAGATCCTCGAGACGGAGGGCAAGCTCCGCGATATCGTGGACTACCTGCCGACGCACGCGATGGACTTCGATCTGCGGCGGCTCTCGGACGCCACGATCACGGTCCCCAGCGCGACGCGGCCGAACGCGCCGCTGAGTCGGTTACTCGATTTCATCCGCGACGGTGACGACGTCCGAACGTTTTCTCACACGTTCAACGGACAAACGCTGCACGTCGTCCGGGAACGCGTGACCGCCGGCGACCAGCGGTTCAGAGGGGTCTTCGGCCGCAACGCGATCGACGCGCTGGCCGACGAGTCGGAGCTTCGAGACCAGCTCGAGGCCCTGCTCGCGGCCGAGGACGCCGAAATCAGGGTCCGAGAGGAGGGCGTCCCGATCGCGATAATGATCGTCGACGAACTCGTCTATCTGCTCTTGCGCGACGAGAACGGCATCCTCCGGGCCTCCGTCGACACCGACGACGCTGCTGTCCGGTCGTGGGCCGAGGACTCGCTGGATCACTACTGGCGAACGGCGACGCCGCTCGAGGGCGAGACGCTGTCCGACTGA
- a CDS encoding fused MFS/spermidine synthase, whose protein sequence is MSTRQLSGYRPTKPDVAVFVSGVTSMGLEILAGRIIAPQFGSSIYTWGSIITVFLAALSLGYWQGGKRAETASNRRMTWILLGTAAYVAIVVYGSGQLLLSASAMPLPARYASLPAVLILFGPPTYLLGFISPYAAQLSEKKGIGEASGHVYALGTIGSIVGAGATTYFLIPTLGIDMIGLLFGLVLVGTAFALTLPALSPRPAAASVAIALLLVVAAGLGPVTFDHRGDVVYQTQTAYQELEVIDDGDVRKLYLDDARHSAMDLDDPDRHVFEYTRYFHLPMLMVDDPDEVENVLFIGGGGYTGPKDFERKYDVDVDVAELDPAVTQAAKDYFRLEEGENMTAHTADGRRFLRDTDETYDLIILDAYQKDQVPIHLTQLGFMELAEDRLTDDGVFLANVIASPSGAGSEFYRAQYKTIDEAFASTYSFRTSNTGSVQNIEVVATKADTDFTEADLAERNERRDVGLDLSGEIDAYMDEPRTDDVPVLTENHAPVDSLQASTVGQKYVVEQTEEEEETRPEPASIVTGSDPLALARPAPVLESVTADPAQTKPVPA, encoded by the coding sequence ATGAGTACGCGGCAGCTGTCCGGCTACCGACCGACGAAACCCGACGTTGCGGTGTTCGTCTCCGGCGTCACCAGTATGGGGCTGGAGATTCTCGCGGGCCGGATCATCGCCCCCCAGTTCGGCAGCAGTATCTACACCTGGGGGAGCATCATCACCGTCTTCCTCGCCGCGCTGAGCTTGGGTTACTGGCAGGGCGGGAAGCGAGCGGAAACGGCCTCGAACCGTCGAATGACCTGGATTTTGCTCGGGACGGCGGCCTACGTCGCCATCGTGGTCTACGGGAGCGGGCAACTGTTGCTCTCGGCGTCTGCGATGCCGCTCCCGGCCCGGTACGCCTCGCTCCCGGCCGTGCTCATCCTCTTCGGACCGCCGACCTATCTGCTGGGCTTTATCAGCCCGTACGCGGCCCAACTCTCCGAGAAGAAGGGGATCGGCGAAGCGTCGGGGCACGTCTACGCGCTCGGCACCATCGGCAGCATCGTCGGCGCGGGTGCGACGACGTATTTCCTCATTCCGACGCTCGGCATCGACATGATCGGGCTCCTGTTCGGGCTCGTCCTCGTCGGAACCGCGTTTGCGCTCACGCTCCCCGCCCTCTCCCCGCGGCCGGCGGCGGCGAGCGTCGCGATCGCGCTCTTGCTCGTCGTCGCGGCCGGTCTCGGGCCGGTAACGTTCGACCACCGCGGCGACGTCGTCTACCAGACTCAGACGGCCTATCAAGAACTCGAGGTCATCGACGACGGCGACGTCCGAAAGCTGTATCTGGACGACGCGCGCCACAGCGCGATGGATCTCGACGATCCCGACCGACACGTCTTCGAGTACACGCGATATTTCCACCTGCCGATGTTGATGGTCGACGATCCCGACGAGGTCGAGAACGTGTTGTTCATCGGCGGGGGCGGCTATACCGGACCGAAGGACTTCGAACGGAAATACGACGTCGACGTCGACGTGGCCGAACTCGATCCCGCGGTGACGCAGGCCGCGAAGGACTACTTCCGCCTCGAGGAGGGTGAGAACATGACCGCCCACACGGCGGACGGACGCCGGTTCCTCCGGGATACCGACGAGACCTACGACTTGATCATCCTCGACGCCTATCAGAAGGATCAGGTCCCGATCCACCTGACGCAGCTGGGGTTCATGGAACTGGCCGAGGACCGACTCACCGATGACGGCGTCTTCCTCGCGAACGTCATCGCCTCGCCCAGCGGGGCCGGCTCCGAGTTCTACCGGGCGCAGTACAAGACGATCGACGAGGCGTTCGCGTCGACCTACAGCTTCCGTACCTCGAACACGGGTTCGGTCCAGAACATCGAAGTGGTCGCGACGAAAGCTGACACCGACTTCACCGAAGCCGACCTCGCCGAGCGAAACGAGCGCCGCGACGTGGGACTCGACCTGAGCGGCGAGATCGACGCCTACATGGACGAACCCAGGACCGACGACGTGCCGGTGTTGACCGAGAACCACGCGCCCGTCGATAGTCTGCAGGCGTCGACGGTCGGCCAGAAGTACGTCGTCGAACAGACCGAGGAAGAGGAGGAGACGCGGCCGGAACCCGCATCGATCGTGACGGGATCGGACCCGCTCGCGCTCGCACGGCCAGCACCGGTGCTCGAGTCGGTGACAGCCGACCCAGCACAGACCAAGCCGGTTCCAGCGTAG
- a CDS encoding redox-regulated ATPase YchF, with the protein MSTSYRIGLVGKPSVGKSSFFNAATMNDVPEGAYPFTTIDPSVGEAYVRVDCAAPEFDEECTPSVGYCTDGTRFVPTKLVDVAGLIPGAHEGNGLGNQFLSDLNETDVLVHVVDFSGKTDAEGEATEGHDPREDIAFLEEELDQWYLGVLEKGINRYETGYTTEDDAIEEELAEQMSAFKTSEDEIKRLIRRVGVGFDPAEWDADDQLELAREIRKETKPMVIAANKMDTPEAQANYEEITGDPDYDHLTIVPCSAHAEKALKSAEQAGVIDYRPGDADFDILGDVSDDQKQGLEQIRDFLEEFGATGVQAALETALFDVLGVTPVFPGGANGLGNERGEVLPDCYLIPPNSTAEDFAYSLHSDIGDGFLHAIDCRSNRQLGKEYEVESRDVIEVITTN; encoded by the coding sequence ATGAGTACGAGTTACCGGATCGGACTGGTCGGCAAACCGTCCGTCGGCAAGTCCTCTTTCTTCAACGCGGCGACGATGAACGACGTGCCCGAGGGGGCCTACCCGTTCACGACCATCGATCCCAGCGTGGGCGAGGCCTACGTCCGCGTCGACTGCGCAGCGCCGGAGTTCGACGAGGAGTGCACCCCAAGCGTCGGCTACTGTACCGACGGGACTCGGTTCGTCCCGACGAAACTCGTCGACGTGGCCGGACTGATCCCCGGCGCACACGAGGGCAACGGCCTGGGCAACCAGTTCCTCTCCGACCTCAACGAGACCGACGTGCTCGTCCACGTCGTCGACTTCTCCGGCAAGACGGACGCCGAGGGCGAAGCCACCGAGGGCCACGATCCGCGTGAGGATATCGCCTTCCTCGAAGAGGAACTCGACCAGTGGTATCTGGGCGTCCTCGAGAAGGGGATCAACCGCTACGAGACGGGCTACACCACCGAGGACGACGCTATCGAGGAGGAACTCGCCGAGCAGATGAGCGCGTTCAAGACCAGCGAAGACGAGATCAAGCGGCTCATCCGGCGCGTCGGTGTCGGCTTCGACCCCGCGGAGTGGGACGCGGACGACCAACTCGAGTTGGCCCGCGAGATCCGGAAAGAGACCAAGCCGATGGTCATCGCGGCGAACAAGATGGACACCCCCGAGGCGCAGGCGAACTACGAGGAGATCACCGGCGATCCTGACTACGATCACCTGACGATCGTCCCCTGCAGCGCCCACGCCGAAAAGGCGCTGAAGTCGGCCGAACAGGCCGGCGTCATCGACTACCGACCCGGCGACGCGGACTTCGACATTCTGGGTGACGTCTCCGACGACCAGAAACAGGGCCTCGAGCAGATCCGCGACTTCCTCGAGGAGTTCGGCGCGACGGGCGTTCAGGCGGCCCTCGAGACGGCGCTGTTCGACGTCCTCGGCGTGACGCCGGTGTTCCCCGGCGGCGCGAACGGGCTGGGGAACGAACGCGGCGAGGTGCTACCCGACTGCTATCTGATCCCCCCGAACTCGACCGCGGAGGACTTCGCCTACAGCCTCCACTCCGACATCGGCGACGGCTTCCTGCACGCGATCGACTGCCGATCGAACCGACAGTTGGGCAAAGAGTACGAGGTCGAGTCGCGGGACGTGATCGAAGTCATCACGACGAACTAG